The following nucleotide sequence is from Streptomyces sp. HUAS CB01.
TGATCGAGCGGAACGAGAGCCGCCGTCCCAAGAACCTGTGGACGAACGCCGGCGCCGGTGCGCAGATCACCGGCTACGTCGCGGACACCGAGCACGACGAGGCCCAGTTCGTCGCGGACGAGATCGACCGGCTGACGGACGCGGGCGAGGCCAAGGCCGGCGATGTGGCGGTCTTCTACCGGACCAACGCCCAGTCCCGCGTCTTCGAGGAGATCTTCATCCGCGTCGGCCTGCCCTACAAGGTCGTCGGCGGTGTGCGCTTCTACGAGCGCAAGGAGGTCCGGGACGTCCTGGCGTACCTGCGGGTCCTCGCCAACCCCGAGGACAACGTGCCGCTGAGGCGCATCCTGAACGTCCCCAAGCGCGGCATCGGCGAACGCGCGGAGGCGATGATCGACGCCCTCGCCCTGCGGGAGAGGATCACGTTCCCGCAGGCGCTGCGCCGCGTCGACGAGGCGTACGGCATGGCGGCCCGCTCCGCCAACGCCGTGAAGCGCTTCAACACGCTCATGGAGGAGCTGCGCACGATCGTCGACTCGGGCGCGGGCCCCGCGGTGGTGCTGGAGGCCGTGCTGGAGCGCACGGGCTATCTCGCCGAGCTGCAGGCGTCCACCGACCCCCAGGACGAGACCCGCATCGAGAACCTCCAGGAACTCGCTGCGGTGGCCCTGGAGTTCGAGCAGGAGCGCGGCGCCGAGGAGGGAACGGGCACGCTCGCCGAGTTCCTGGAGCAGGTCGCGCTCGTCGCCGACTCCGACCAGATCCCCGACGAGGACGAGGAGGGCAGCGGCGTCATCACGCTGATGACCCTGCACACGGCGAAGGGCCTGGAGTTCCCGGTCGTGTTCCTCACCGGCATGGAGGACGGCGTCTTCCCGCACATGCGGGCGCTGGGCCAGACCAAGGAGCTGGAGGAGGAGCGCCGCCTGGCGTACGTGGGGATCACGCGTGCCCGCGAGCGCCTCTACCTGACGCGGTCCTCGATGCGCAGCGCCTGGGGCCAGCCCGCCTACAACCCACCCTCGCGCTTCCTGGAGGAGATCCCGGACGCGCACCTGCAGTGGAAGAGGACAGGTCCGATGGCGGCGCCCGCCGGGCCGACCTCCGGCATCGCGTCGGCGCTCTCGTCGTCCCGCTCCCGCTCCGGCCCCTCGGGCTTCGCGACGCGGCGGACGACGGACAAGCCGGTGATCGCCCTCGCCGTCGGGGACCGGGTCACCCACGACCAGTTCGGGCTGGGCACGGTGATGGCGGTGACGGGCTCGGGCGCGGACGCGCAGGCGACGATCGATTTCGGCGACACCAAGCCGAAGCGGCTGCTGCTGCGGTACGCGCCCGTCGAGAAGCTCTGACCGGCTGACGGCCGGCCCACCGGCCGGGGTGCCGGGCTGACCGGTTGCCCGGCCGGTTGTCAGGCTGACGGCCGAGGAGAGCCGCCGTCGCGGAAGCCCTCGGTTCCGGCAGGTCCGCACGGCGGGCCCTGCGGATGCACCGTCCCGTCCGTGGCGTGGCGTCGCCGCACGCGCTCAGGAAGCGGTGGACCGAGCCCGCTCCGGTCGGCTGGTGAGGCAGGGGAGGGTGCGGCGTCGGCCCACGTGTTCCTGCGTGGCCGACGGGACCGGATCATGCCGGGGGACAGGAGCAGAGCCGGTGGGTCAGGCTCGGCGGCGGCGTGGGTCAGGTCCGGCGGTGGCGGTTCAGCCGGGACCGAGCGGGGGTGCGGGACCCGGTGGATCGGGCCGGGCACGCGGGTGGAGTCCGGCGGGTCCGACCCGCCATCGGTGCGGAGCGCTGCAGGATCCGGGCCGCTTCCCGGTACGGAGTCGACGGGACCAGGTCCCGGGGCACGGGCGGAGCCGGCGGGACCAGGTCCCGGGGCACGGGCGGAGCCGGCGGGATCAGGTCGGGCTGAGACCGTGGCTGCGCAGCCACGCCAGCGGGTCGATCGCGGAACCGCCGCCGGGTCGCACCTCGAAGTGCAGATGCGGGCCGGTGGAGTTGCCCGAGTTGCCCGAGTAGGCAATGACTTCGCCGGCCTTGACCTTGCCGGAGCGGATCTTGGTGCTGCTCAGATGGCAGTACCAGGTCTCCGTGCCGTCGGCGGCCGTGACGATGGCCATGTTGCCGTAGGCGCTGTTCCACTGCGTCCGCACGGTGCCGTCGGTCGCTGCCATCACCGGCGTCCCGTACGAGACCGGGAAGTCGATGCCGGTGTGCATGGACATCCAGTTGACGCCGGCCTGCCCGTAGTAGGCGCTGAGGCCGTGCTGGGCGACGGGGAGGGCGAACTTCGGCCGCAGCCGCTCGCGGAGGGCGGCCTCCTCCTCGCGCTTCTTGCGCTCTGCCTCCTGGCGCGCCTTGAGATCGATGCGCTCCTGGGTCCGGCTCGCGCGGTCGCCGAAGTCGCGGGCGTCGGCGCTGAGCGCGGCGAGCTGCGTGTCGAGCGCGTTGTTCGCGGCGACGGGTTTCACGGACGACGGATCGGCGGCGGTGACCGCGGTGTTGTCGTCCTTCTGCTGCTCGCCGTCGGTGAGCCCGCCGACCGAGGCGGCCGCGACACCGGCGACGCCCATCACGCAGACGGACGGCACGGCGACGGTGAGGAGCGCGGAACGCTTGGCGGGGGTGCGGCGGCGGCCGCGGCCGCCGCCGGCCCTGCGCACGGGGCGGGCCGAGGCGGCGGAGGCGAGAGTGACGGCAGGTGCCGAGACGGTGGCGGCGTCGGCGATCAGTTCGGCGTCGGAGTTCCCGCCGGGCTCCGGTTCCCCGTCGTGGGCGTCCGCCGCCGACGACCCCTCCGGCTCGTACGGGGCGTACTCCGCGTACTCCCCGGCGGTGTCGAACTCGGTCTCGGTGCCGTAGGCGGGCTCGGTGCCGAATGCGGGCGGCTCGGTGTCGAGGCCGGCTTCGGTGTCGTAGCCGCTGCCGGTCTGCGTCTCGTGCGAGGCGCCGAACTCGGTCGTGGGGGAGAACTGTTCGGGGACGAAGACCCCGGTGGGGTCATGCTGCTCCTCGTACAACGCGTACGCGGTGTGCTCGGATCCCTGCGTCTGCCCGGTGTGCTCGCCGTACTGCGGGTGGACGGCCGTGGCGTCCGTGCCGGCGGAGTTCCACGCGGTGGCGTCGTAGGCGCCCGTCTCGTACGACGTCGCCGTGCCGTAGCCGGTCGTGGTCCACTGGCCGGTCGTGTCGTAGGCCTGCGCCGTGGTGTCGAACTGCGGGGTCGTGAACTGCCCTGCCTCGTTCCAGGCGTTGGCGTCCCACTGGCCGGTCTGGTCGTACTGCGCCGCGTCGAAATGCGTTGCGTCGTACTGCTGGCCGTACGCATGCTGGGGGTTGCCGTAGGCGTCGTAGCCCGTCGGGGAACCGGTGGTCCACTGCGTCGCGTCGTACTGGCCGCTGTGGCCGACCTGACCGTCCTCGTAACTGCCGGGCATGGCACCGAAGAGCGGGTCGGCGTCGAAGCTGCCGGTGGCGTACGCGTCGTACCCGGCGTGGGGGTGCTGGTCGTTCACCAACTTCTCTCTCGCCTCGGCAGCAGGACCAGGGTCTGGGGGCACCCCGCCGCGGGGGGTCCCAGAGGCAACGCAGTGGCGCGACTGTACCCGGCGGTATGCGACGCCGACAATCTTCGGCAGGTTTTGGGAAAGCGGGAAACGGGCATTCGGCCGTGTTTCGGCGGACTGCGGGCAGAGCTTTGGCCTTACGTTCGAGTGTTGTTCGACTTCATGCCACCGAAACGGCACCGGACGAGTCGGCTTCCGCGCCGGACGCCTCGAGCGCCTCGCGAATGCCCGCCGCGACGGCCGGATGGACGGGCAGTGCGAGATGGCCGATGCCGCTCACGCGGACGTTCCGCACGATCAGATCCGGATGATCCAGCCGTGCGGTCTCCAGCGGCACCATGATCTGGTCCAGATCGCTCCAGAAGCTGACGAACCGGGTCCGGCAGCCGGGCGCGGGCAGCCGGAGTTCCTCGATCACGGCGGAGCCCGGGCGCATCTGGCGCACGATGGGGTGCGCGCTGGCGAGCGGGGCGACGCTGGTGCCGGCGTGGGGCGTGCCGAGTGTGACGAGCGTCCGGACGCGGTGGTCACCTCCCAGCCGCTGGACGTAGTAGCGCGCGATCAGCCCGCCGAGGCTGTGGCCGACGATGTCGACCCGCTGCCGGCCGGTGCGCGCGCAGATCTCCTCGACATGGCGGCCCAGCAGTTCGGCGGCGGTTCGGATGTCGCAGGTCAGCGGTGAGTAGTTGAGCGACTCCACATGGCGCCCGCTCTGGCGGACCAGGGACCTGCGCAGCAGGACGAACACGGACCGGTTGTCCACGAAGCCGTGGAGCAGGACGGCGGGCGGATGCGACGACCGCGTCGGAAGGGCCTGGGGCTCGGGGGAGCCGAGGGAGCCGAGGGAGCCGGCGAAGCCCGAGGTCTCCTGGGGATTGGGGGGCTCCGGGTACTCCGGGGGCGGTGATCCGCAGGCGGGTCCGGCAGGGCGGCGTTCCGGGATCAGGCCGGACGGGTAAACGATCATATGGGCGGTGAGGATGGCCAGTTCCAGGGCCGTGGCGCGCAGCAGGGCGATCGACATCCTCATCCGCAAGAGCGGCAGGAACCCCATGGCCCGACCTCCCGACTGGCGCACGGGGTCGCGGCTCCGTCCCCCGTGTGCCCTCATGGGGCTGCCCGCGGCGACGACCGCCGGGCCGCGCGACAGGCGGCACGGCGATCACGGCGACCGCTCAGCGGCTCCCTCGCGGCGTCCCGACCGTGGCGCGAGGCCTCCGGCGGATACGGCGCGTAGCGAATATGTCCCATGTGTGATTTCCCCCTCGCTGTCCACCGCGAAACGGAGGCTTGCGGGATGCTGTAGATCTGTAGATAACGTTCGTTCACCTCCCGGGCCCGCGTCGGCACGGGGCGCGGCACGGGATCCGTGCCAGGGGGCGCACAGCGCGCGTCGGTCGGCGCGCCTGGGCGCCAATGAGGGCACAGTGCCAATGGCGGCACAGTCGGTATGTGGAGGCAGTGATGGGTGTGACCGGTCCGATCCGCGTGGTGGTGGCCAAGCCGGGTCTCGACGGCCACGATCGCGGCGCGAAGGTGATCGCACGAGCCCTGCGGGACGCCGGCATGGAGGTCATCTACACCGGGCTCCACCAGACCCCCGAGCAGATCGTGGACACCGCGATCCAGGAGGACGCCGACGCGATCGGCCTCTCGATCCTCTCCGGCGCCCACAACACGCTCTTCGCGAAGGTGATCGAGCTTCTGAAGGAGCGCGACGCGGAGGACATCAAGGTCTTCGGCGGCGGGATCATCCCCGAGGCGGACATTCCTCCGCTGAAGGAGAAGGGTGTCGCGGAGATCTTCACCCCGGGAGCGACGACGGCGTCGATCGTCGACTGGGTCAACGCGAACGTCCGCCAGGCGGCGTAGCGCCGCGGGGCCGCGACGCGGGCGACACCGGGGTCACAGCGACGGCCCGGTGGTCGCACGGGGCGGTGACAAAGGGCTCGCGGTGTGCTTTGGCGTGGCACGGACGGGCCGCGACGGTGCGCTGACACAGGGCTCGCGGTGCCCTTTGGCGTGGGTCCTCGAGGGGCGGGGCGACCGTGGGGCACGGGCTGCCATGGGGCGGTGACACAGGGCTCGCGGTGTGCTTTGCCGTGGCCCGCGTGACCTGGAGGCCTTCACGGACGGCGACACGGCGGTCCCGGCGGCGCCAGGCGGTCGCTCTGAGCTCTGGTGCGGGTCCTCGCGGGGCGGGTCGTCCGTGGGGCGCGGGCTGCGACGGAGCGATACACAGAGCTTGCGGTGCGCTCTGGTGCGGGTCCTCGCGGGACAGGCCGTCCGTGGGGCGCGGGCCGCGACGGGGCGGTGACGCAGGTGACCCGGCGATGGCGACACAGGGTCGCGCTGTGCTCTGGTGCGGGTCCTCGAGGGGCGGGTCGCACGGACGGCCTCGTACGGAAGCGCGGCGCATGAACGCTTGGTGACGTCCCGCCTCCCCATGACGTCCCGCCGCTCCATGACGTCCTGCCTCCTCGTGACGTCCCGCGCGGTGCCGCCCCGGTACCGACGTGCGTACCGAACCGCGTCGTGCGGAGACGCGGTGACCGGCGCCGCCGTCGCGGGTCACGATCCGTGTGGCTGCGCCGAGAGCTCGGCGTGCATCTCAGCGCGCAGTCTGAGTGTCGAGACCAGCCGCTGGAAGGCTTCGGACCAGTAGCTTCCCGCCCCCGGCGACGCCCCTTCGGGTTCGTCGGGGGTTGCGGTGAGGAGCTCGAGGCGGCTCGCCTCGGCGGGATCGAGACAGCGCTCCGCCAGGCCCATGACGCCACTGAAGCTCCACGGGTAGCTCCCCGCGTCCCGTGCGATGTCGAGCGCGTCGACGACGGCCCGGCCGAGCGGGCCCGCCCACGGCACCGCGCAGACGCCGAGCAACTGGAACGCCTCGGACAGGCCGTGTGCGGAGATGAACCCGGCGACCCACTCCGCTCGTTCCTCCGCCCGGAGCGTCGCGAGCAGGCTCGCCCTCTCGGCGAGCGAGGACGTCCCCGGGCCCGTCGCCGGAGGCTGGGAGGGTGCTCCCAGCAGGGCACGGGCCCACTCCGCGTCGTGCTGCCGCACCGCCGCCCTGCACCAGGCGGCGTGCAGTTCGTCGCGCCAGTCGTCGGCGACCGGCAGGGAGACGATCTCCTCCGGCGTCCGGCCGCCCAGCCGCCCCGGCCAGGTGGCCAGCGGCGTCGCCTCCACCAGCTGGCCGAGCCACCAGGACCGTTCGCCGCGCCCCGAGGGGGCGGTCGGGACGACGCCGTCACGCTCCATCCCGGCGTCGCACTCGTGCGGAGCCTCCACGGCGATCGTCGCGACGGCCGCCGTACGGTCCAGGCCGACGCACACGGCCGCGCGCGCAGCCATCCGTCCCGCGAGCGCGGAACCCGGCAGCGCCGAGAGCAACTCGGCCGCCGTCGCCCGGACGTTGCGGCTGCGGTCGGACAGGGCCTGGTCCAGGAAGGGCTCGTCCGCGTCGGACAGTCCCGTGCGCAGCGAATCCAGGAACATCAGCCGGTCCTCCGCGCGCTCGGTCGGCCAGGTCCCCGCCAGCAGGGCCGTCGCCGCTGCCGGGTCGTGCGCGCGCACCGACGCGAGCAGGGCCACCCGCTCCGCGAACAGGCCCTCCTCCCACAGCCGGCGGACGGCTTCCCCGTCCTCGGGCGCCGGCAGGGCCGTGCCGGCCGTCGTGCCGCGCAGGGCGAACTTCCACTCGGCGTTGAGACCGGCGAGCCAGACCCCGCGCGGCCCGGCGAAGCGCAGCGCCGGCGGCCGCAGATCGGTGCGGGCGCGGGCGGCGTCGAGCAGCGACGGCAGCAGGGACGCCGGAGCGCGGTAGCCGCGCTCGTTGGCGGCGGCGAGCCACTGCGGAAGGAGCTCCGTCAGGTCCGGCGCGGTGCCCCGCCGCCCTCCGGAGCCCGCGGGCGCGGCCCGGTCGGCCAGGAGCACGGCCAGCCGCCGCCGGGCCGGCTCGGGCAGTTCCCTCCGGTCGTCCGGCGGTGCGGGCTCCGGCCGGGGCCGGGCCGCCGCGGGGAGCAGTCCCGCCCGCCGTCGCACCGTGTGCACCGCGGCGGCGTCGAGCAGCGCGACGGGCGTCTCGAGGCCCGGTACCAGGACGTCGGCCGGCGGGGTGCGCCGGTCGGTGCCGAGCAGCGCGGACGTGACGAGCTCGTCCCAGGCGCTCGTGCGGGTGGTGCTGGACATCGGGTCCTCCGGAGTGCGTTCAGGTGAGGGTGACCGTCTCGGGGCTGTCGTCGGACCAGGCCGCCAGCGGGGCGAAACCGCGGTGGCCGCACTCGCCGAAGACCGTGACCGGGCGGCCGCCGGAGAGCGCGACGAGCCGCCACAGCCCGGGCCGGGACGGCGCGGCGGGATCCACCGGCAGCGCCTGCGGCCCATCGGCGTCGGCCAGCTGCCAGCCGTCGTCCGAGGGGACCGGTACGACGGCCTGCAGAGTGACGGGCCACGCGTCCAGCCAGGGGTCGTCGCGCAGCGCCCCGCCGTACCGGGCGAGCGCGTCCTCCGCGGAACCGCCCGGCGGTGGCGCCTTGATGGGCACCGGAGCGCCGAACTGCTCGCGCAGCTCCGCCCGCAGCTGTCCCGCGCCGCCGTACGGCACGATCTCGGCGTCGATCATCAGCCCCGGGGGGAGGGCGAGCTGAGGCGCCCGCCCCACCGCGCCGAAGGAGAGCAGCAGGGCGGTGCGGCCCGTGTCCCGGCCGTGCAGCCAGATCCGGCGGGTGGTCAGTTTGCCGTCCGCGGAGTCGTACTGCGCGAGGACCAGCCAGTCGTCCCGGACAGCCGGGCCCTCGGCGGGGGCGGTCAGGCCGACCCTGGTGCGCACGGTGGCGGCGAGGGGCTCCGGCAGCCGGTCGATCTCCAGCCAGGCGCGGTCGAGGAGGTGCACCAGCGCGGACTCCTCCAGCAGCCGCACCGGCCAGCCCCGGCCGGAGCCCGGTATCGCACCCAACTCCCGCACCCGCGCCGCCAGTCCGGGAGCCTGGGCGTCGACCATGCGCGCGGCCGTCTCCTCCCACAGCCCGTACCCGGACCGATCCGCGGCGGCCAGCCCGCCGCGCAGCAGGTCCGCGAGCCGCTGCTCCAGCTCCGTCGCACCGGCGGTGATCCGGGCCGCCCTGCGCTCCGCCCGGCGCCGGGCCGCCTCCGGGTCGGCGGTCCTCGCGGACGGCCCGCCGTCCGCCGCCCGGTCCTCCTGCCGCCGGTCGCGCGCGTGCCGCCCCGCCAGCCACTCCTCGGCCCAGCCGGGCGCCTCGGCGGCCGGTACCGACGCCTCGTCCCCGGCCCAGAGCAGCAGCAGCCCCAGTGCGTGCTTGCACGGGAACTTCCGGCTCGGGCAACTGCACTTGTACGCCGGACCGGACGTGTCGACGACCGTCCGGTACGGCGTGCTGCCGCTGCCCCTGCACAGACCCCAGACGACCCCCGCGCCGCTGCCGCCCGTCCCCGACCACGGGCCGGCCGTGCCGAGTCGGCTTCCCGCCTTGCGTGACGGCATGTCAGGAGCCAGGGCCAGCACCTGTTCGGCCGTCCAGCGCACCCCCTGCTGATTCATGGTGAAGACGCTACGGGCGGGCACTGACAATCGGCCCCGACCTGCGACGACGGGGCGTTGTCAGTGGCGTGGTGCACGGTGGGGACCACATCCGGCCGACCGATCTGGAGGGGGACCCATGACCGTGCCCGAAACCGGGGCCGACACCGGCGCCGAGGTCCTGCGCCCGCATGCCGAGGACGCGTTCGCCGACGAGCTCCGGGCACTGGCCGCGGCCGACGACCGGCCGCGGCCGGCCCGATGGCGGCTCTCTCCGTGGGCGGTGGCCACCTATCTGCTCGGCGGCACGCTGGCCGACGGCACGGTGATCACCCCGAAGTACGTGGGCCCGCGCCGGATCGTCGAGGTCGCCGTCACGACGCTCGCCACCGACCGGGCGCTGCTGCTCCTCGGTGTGCCCGGCACGGCCAAGACGTGGGTGTCCGAGCACCTGGCCGCGGCGGTCAGCGGGGACTCCACCCTGCTGGTGCAGGGCACGGCCGGCACGCCCGAGGAGGCGATCCGGTACGGGTGGAACTACGCGCGGCTGCTCGCCCACGGCCCCAGCCGCGACGCTCTGGTGCCCGGTCCGGTGATGCGGGCGATGGCCGACGGCATGACCGCGCGGGTCGAGGAGCTCACCCGCATCCCGGCGGACGTGCAGGACACGCTCATCACGATCCTGTCGGAGAAGACCCTCCCGATCCCGGAGCTGGGGCAAGAGGTACAGGCCGTCCGCGGCTTCAACCTCATCGCCACCGCCAACGACCGCGACCGCGGCGTCAACGATCTCTCCAGCGCGCTGCGCCGCCGGTTCAACACCGTGGTCCTGCCGCTGCCCGCGACGGCCGACGCGGAGGTCGACATCGTGTCCCGGCGGGTGGACCAGACAGGACGTTCGCTGGATCTTCCCGCGGCGCCCGAGGGCATCGACGAGATACGCCGGGTCGTCACGGTCTTCCGTGAACTGCGCGACGGCGTCACGACGGACGGCCGCACCAGGCTCAAGTCCCCGTCGGGGACGCTCTCCACGGCCGAGGCCATCTCCGTCGTCACCAACGGTCTGGCGCTGGCGGCGCACTTCGGCGACGGAGTGCTGCGGCCAGGGGACGTGGCGGCGGGCATCCTCGGGGCCGTCGTCCGCGACCCGGCCGCGGACCGGGTGGTCTGGCAGGAGTACCTGGAGACGGTGGTCCGCGAGCGGGACGGCTGGAAGGACTTCTACCGGGCCTGCCGGGAGGTGAGCGCATGACGACGCCGACGGCGGCGCCGTCCCCGGCGGCCGCGGGTGCCGACCTCCGGGAGAGGGGGTGGCCCTGTGACGGGCCGATGCTGCTCGGGGTGCGGCACCACGGTCCGGGGTCCGCGAGGGCGGTGCTGGCCGCCCTGGACGCGGCGGAGCCGAGGGCCGTGCTGATCGAAGGGCCCCCGGAGGGAGACGCGTTGCTGCCGCTCGCCGCCGACGAGGGGATGGTGCCGCCCGTGGCACTGCTCGCCCACGCCGTGGACGACCCGGGGCGGGCCGCCTTCTGGCCGTTCGCGGAGTTCTCCCCCGAGTGGGTGGCGATCCGCTGGGCGCTGGGACACGACGTGCCCGTGCGGTTCGTCGACCTGCCCGCCGCGCACTCCCTGGCGGCCGACCCCTCCTGGGGCGACGAGGAGGACGTCGTGGACGGTGAGGATCCGGCGCTCCGCGTGGACCCGATCGGCGCGCTCGCCGAGGCGGCCGGGTACGACGACCCGGAGC
It contains:
- a CDS encoding SWIM zinc finger family protein, which gives rise to MRWTAEQVLALAPDMPSRKAGSRLGTAGPWSGTGGSGAGVVWGLCRGSGSTPYRTVVDTSGPAYKCSCPSRKFPCKHALGLLLLWAGDEASVPAAEAPGWAEEWLAGRHARDRRQEDRAADGGPSARTADPEAARRRAERRAARITAGATELEQRLADLLRGGLAAADRSGYGLWEETAARMVDAQAPGLAARVRELGAIPGSGRGWPVRLLEESALVHLLDRAWLEIDRLPEPLAATVRTRVGLTAPAEGPAVRDDWLVLAQYDSADGKLTTRRIWLHGRDTGRTALLLSFGAVGRAPQLALPPGLMIDAEIVPYGGAGQLRAELREQFGAPVPIKAPPPGGSAEDALARYGGALRDDPWLDAWPVTLQAVVPVPSDDGWQLADADGPQALPVDPAAPSRPGLWRLVALSGGRPVTVFGECGHRGFAPLAAWSDDSPETVTLT
- a CDS encoding esterase/lipase family protein, translated to MGFLPLLRMRMSIALLRATALELAILTAHMIVYPSGLIPERRPAGPACGSPPPEYPEPPNPQETSGFAGSLGSLGSPEPQALPTRSSHPPAVLLHGFVDNRSVFVLLRRSLVRQSGRHVESLNYSPLTCDIRTAAELLGRHVEEICARTGRQRVDIVGHSLGGLIARYYVQRLGGDHRVRTLVTLGTPHAGTSVAPLASAHPIVRQMRPGSAVIEELRLPAPGCRTRFVSFWSDLDQIMVPLETARLDHPDLIVRNVRVSGIGHLALPVHPAVAAGIREALEASGAEADSSGAVSVA
- a CDS encoding ATP-binding protein, which translates into the protein MTVPETGADTGAEVLRPHAEDAFADELRALAAADDRPRPARWRLSPWAVATYLLGGTLADGTVITPKYVGPRRIVEVAVTTLATDRALLLLGVPGTAKTWVSEHLAAAVSGDSTLLVQGTAGTPEEAIRYGWNYARLLAHGPSRDALVPGPVMRAMADGMTARVEELTRIPADVQDTLITILSEKTLPIPELGQEVQAVRGFNLIATANDRDRGVNDLSSALRRRFNTVVLPLPATADAEVDIVSRRVDQTGRSLDLPAAPEGIDEIRRVVTVFRELRDGVTTDGRTRLKSPSGTLSTAEAISVVTNGLALAAHFGDGVLRPGDVAAGILGAVVRDPAADRVVWQEYLETVVRERDGWKDFYRACREVSA
- the pcrA gene encoding DNA helicase PcrA: MSSLFDDSFLADLQRTSAPEEPPPPEGDEHPPAEEVPHDLFQGRFDVPPSGDAYYRDGAPRPVIDPAALLDGLNEQQRAAVVHTGSPLLIVAGAGSGKTRVLTHRIAHLLATRDVHPGQILAITFTNKAAGEMKERVEQLVGPRARAMWVSTFHSACVRILRRESKKLGFTSSFSIYDAADSKRLMALVCRDLDLDPKRYPPKSFSAKVSNLKNELIDEETFADQAADGFEKTLAEAYRMYQARLREANALDFDDIIMTTVHLLQAFPDVAEHYRRRFRHVLVDEYQDTNHAQYTLVRELVGTGYEDLGPAELCVVGDADQSIYAFRGATIRNILQFEEDYPDATTILLEQNYRSSQTILSAANAVIERNESRRPKNLWTNAGAGAQITGYVADTEHDEAQFVADEIDRLTDAGEAKAGDVAVFYRTNAQSRVFEEIFIRVGLPYKVVGGVRFYERKEVRDVLAYLRVLANPEDNVPLRRILNVPKRGIGERAEAMIDALALRERITFPQALRRVDEAYGMAARSANAVKRFNTLMEELRTIVDSGAGPAVVLEAVLERTGYLAELQASTDPQDETRIENLQELAAVALEFEQERGAEEGTGTLAEFLEQVALVADSDQIPDEDEEGSGVITLMTLHTAKGLEFPVVFLTGMEDGVFPHMRALGQTKELEEERRLAYVGITRARERLYLTRSSMRSAWGQPAYNPPSRFLEEIPDAHLQWKRTGPMAAPAGPTSGIASALSSSRSRSGPSGFATRRTTDKPVIALAVGDRVTHDQFGLGTVMAVTGSGADAQATIDFGDTKPKRLLLRYAPVEKL
- a CDS encoding M23 family metallopeptidase; its protein translation is MNDQHPHAGYDAYATGSFDADPLFGAMPGSYEDGQVGHSGQYDATQWTTGSPTGYDAYGNPQHAYGQQYDATHFDAAQYDQTGQWDANAWNEAGQFTTPQFDTTAQAYDTTGQWTTTGYGTATSYETGAYDATAWNSAGTDATAVHPQYGEHTGQTQGSEHTAYALYEEQHDPTGVFVPEQFSPTTEFGASHETQTGSGYDTEAGLDTEPPAFGTEPAYGTETEFDTAGEYAEYAPYEPEGSSAADAHDGEPEPGGNSDAELIADAATVSAPAVTLASAASARPVRRAGGGRGRRRTPAKRSALLTVAVPSVCVMGVAGVAAASVGGLTDGEQQKDDNTAVTAADPSSVKPVAANNALDTQLAALSADARDFGDRASRTQERIDLKARQEAERKKREEEAALRERLRPKFALPVAQHGLSAYYGQAGVNWMSMHTGIDFPVSYGTPVMAATDGTVRTQWNSAYGNMAIVTAADGTETWYCHLSSTKIRSGKVKAGEVIAYSGNSGNSTGPHLHFEVRPGGGSAIDPLAWLRSHGLSPT
- a CDS encoding cobalamin B12-binding domain-containing protein yields the protein MGVTGPIRVVVAKPGLDGHDRGAKVIARALRDAGMEVIYTGLHQTPEQIVDTAIQEDADAIGLSILSGAHNTLFAKVIELLKERDAEDIKVFGGGIIPEADIPPLKEKGVAEIFTPGATTASIVDWVNANVRQAA
- a CDS encoding DUF5691 domain-containing protein — protein: MSSTTRTSAWDELVTSALLGTDRRTPPADVLVPGLETPVALLDAAAVHTVRRRAGLLPAAARPRPEPAPPDDRRELPEPARRRLAVLLADRAAPAGSGGRRGTAPDLTELLPQWLAAANERGYRAPASLLPSLLDAARARTDLRPPALRFAGPRGVWLAGLNAEWKFALRGTTAGTALPAPEDGEAVRRLWEEGLFAERVALLASVRAHDPAAATALLAGTWPTERAEDRLMFLDSLRTGLSDADEPFLDQALSDRSRNVRATAAELLSALPGSALAGRMAARAAVCVGLDRTAAVATIAVEAPHECDAGMERDGVVPTAPSGRGERSWWLGQLVEATPLATWPGRLGGRTPEEIVSLPVADDWRDELHAAWCRAAVRQHDAEWARALLGAPSQPPATGPGTSSLAERASLLATLRAEERAEWVAGFISAHGLSEAFQLLGVCAVPWAGPLGRAVVDALDIARDAGSYPWSFSGVMGLAERCLDPAEASRLELLTATPDEPEGASPGAGSYWSEAFQRLVSTLRLRAEMHAELSAQPHGS